GTCCCACCTGTagctcctgcctagctatttgtcCTTTAGCTTTTTACTTAAACAATCACAGTgaaacatctttacacagtgtaatcaaatatctcacaacagccTATTGTCAAATGTTCATTTCCACTAAGACCCAGTAACAATCCAAGAATTCTCACTTAAAGGGAGAATAGTTGTCTGCAGACGATGCCttgctccaaaatcccaaaggTTGCTGTGAATACCGCTCTATATGccgtgaatgtgttgctctgattggttaataaataaagtgctgattggccagtagtcaggcaggaagtataggtgggacaaagagagaggagaattgtacgaacaggaaggctgagtcaggagtcaccagccagacccagaggaaccaagatgtgaaggcagaactgggaaaagttATCAAGCCTTGTGGCTAAAcataataagaattatgggttaatttaagtgtaagatctaccTAGTAAGAaggctgagccattaggccatgcagttttttattttattttattttacaataccattcagttctacatatcagccacagattcccttgttctcccccttcctgcccccctcccccttccccccagcctaccccccattcccacctcctccagggcaaagcttcccccgaggactgaggtCGACCTgagagactcagtccaggcaggtccagtcccctcctcccagattgagccaagcgtccctgcataagtcctaggtttcaaacaactaactcatgtaatgagcccaggacctggtaccactgcctagatgcctcccaaacagatcaagccaatcaactgtctcacctattcagagggcctgatcgagttgggggcccctcagcctttggttcacagttcatgtgcttccattcgtttggctatttgtccctgtgctttatccaaccttggtttcaacaattctcgctcatataaaccctcctcattcttgctaattagactcccggcgctccacccggggcctagccatggatgtctgcatccaggccatgtagttttaattaatataagtgtctgtgtgtttatttgggtctgagcagctgtgggccctggagggactggagaaaacccCAACTACAAAAGGTCTCTCCTTTGATTCACCTCTAGGGGCCTGCCAAAGGCTCCAACAGCATTCCTATCTCCCACTGTCACCCCAAGTACCTTAGGGTCTGCTGGATCACATGGTCAGAGGGGtagagcagcctgcacagcagcctggacctgttgaAGCGTCTTCTCCTGTTCTAGGCCCCACTCAAAGTTAGCAGCTTTCCTAGTCATTTGATCTATGGGCCAGTGACATACACAGGTGAGAATGTGCTGTCTGCAGGATCCAGAGAGGACAACTAAATGTTGTCCTTCTCTCTTGGTGGTGGGAGTGGCCAGATGCAATAACTTATCCTTCACCTTAGGAGCAATATCTCTGCATGCCCCCACACCACTGGACTCCTAGAAATTTCACGAAGGTAGAAGGCCTAtgaattttggttggatttatttcccatcctctggTGCACATATATTTTACCAACAAGTCCAAAGTGGTTGCTACCTCTGGTCACCTGATCCAATCAGCATAATGTTATCAATATAGTGTGCCAATGTGACATTTTATGGAAGAGACAGGTGATCAAGATCCCTTTGGGGGGTGGAGGGTTTGATCAGCGGTTagaagcacttgttgcttttgcagaggatctgtgtttgttgtgtgtgggaggccaaaagagaatgttggatcccctgggactggagttatagatggatgtgagctgccatacCACTATGTAGGGTGgtaattaaacctgggtcctctggaagagcagcctccaCTCTCAGAGCTAGAACTCAATGTGTAGACATGTTCTGGTCCACACGACAAAGTTACAGACCATTATTAAGTACAAGGGCAATTGAGAGTCTattcttagctgggtggtggctcatgtcttttattccagcagtcaggaggcagaggcaggtggaactctgtgagtttcagggctacacagagaaacattgtcttgaaagacaaaaaaaagaagaagaagaagaagaagaagaagaagaagaagaagaagaagaagaagaagaagaagaagaagaagaagaagaagaagaaaaaggagtcCTTCTTTATTCAAGCCAGCAAAGGCCAGGGTCCTGCCACAAGCAACTCTAAACCCACAAGCTGGGCAGGGTAGGGTTATAAAACTAAAACCACAATTGTATCATACCAGGTACAGGCTGAggggtttctttttccttcattctttttatttattttcattttttaaattggattaatttattttgagacagagtttttccatgtagtcctggaactcacaatgtagactaggctggccttgaactcagagatctgcctgcctttgcctctcaggtTTCCAAGCACAGAAGGAGGAACTCTTGCATCTGTTAAACATCTTACAAAGCCTTGTTTCTCAGAATGGAGAAACCAGTTCTGGAAACAGGATGTGGttggggagagaaggaggtgtGGAGTCAAGGTGACCTCATGTGACCTCTTTTGGGCCCTTTCAGACCAACTAACCTCAAGCCACTGAAATCTTTGCCTCATCTCTgaactggtattaaaggcatgcaccaccatgccgggCATTTTCCATGGTGAAGCCTACATGTGTGTTGTTAGGTGTGGGTAACTTGTCTTTCcttctgagaaaatgtctcttaaCCCCAGTGCCTAATCCTATACTAAAATACATGAAGCCCCAACTTAGCTTCaagagaactttaaaaataaagtgaagtaagagtgtggtggtgtgcacttgtaatcacaacacttgggaggtggaggcactgGAATatggacttcaaggtcatcctcagctacatacaacgctccaggccaatctgggctacaggagatccactattaaacaaaataataaataaaattgaacttTATAGTATATAAATTATAACCTAACAGCTGTTTCTTTTTAAGTCTGTAATAGAGCAAATCCAATAATACCTATAATAGGGCAAATTGTCAAGACTGCCTTGACTGATCTTGTTATTTTTACATCAGAGGAGAAAAAACAAGCCCCAATTTCCTTCCCCTTAACTATCTCTCAAGATCAAACCCTAGCAGGAAAGCCTTGGAGACAGAAATGGCAAGTTATTGCAGAAACCTCTTTCTAGTACAATTTCCAGGGCTGGTGTCTTAGCTTTTTACTgttgtgatgaacaccatgaccaacttgGGGAAGGAcagctttatttggcttacacttccacatgaTAGTCCACCATCCAGTCAATGAccacaggaactcaaagcagaaaccCGGAGGCGAGAACTCAAGCAAAGGCTTTGGGAAATCCGTTCACTGGCTTCTTCtctatgacttgctcagcctggtttcttatataatccaggactacctgcccagtgatgtcaccacccacagtgagctggatcctcccacatcaatcactaagaaaagtAATCAGTGGGCAGTGATGGTggtacagacctttaatcctagtatcagagatttgcctgcctctgtggttTGAACAAGCATCGCCTCTATAAACTCATACTTGAATGCTCAGCGAGTGGCATTAGGAGTGGACTTCTAGGAAGAAGTTTGTCCAGGgtgggaggtgggctttggggtttcagatgcCCAAGCAGGGACCATTGACTCTGTTCATACTGCTTGCTGATCCTGTAATGCTGCCAGCTCCCTCCCaggaagataatggactaaacctttgaaccacaagccagccccaattaaatgcattcctttagaagagttgttgtggtcatggtctcttcacagcaatagaaacacctTAAGACACTTACTGAACCCAGTTAGCAATTCACAACTCAAGTTAGCTCtatgtctctacctctccagtgctgagattaaaggggtgtttTAAGACCTGGGGATCcaatgctttaccaactgagtgtctccccagcccaactgtgtcctgtttgttttctaaacatggtctcaccatgtaactccagctgtcctggaactatgcaaaccaggctggctggaatgcagatccacctgcctctgctggaatcAGAGGCAAGTAAGTGCCACCTTGACTGGCTGCCCAACTCAATCTTAAGAAATGAGCTGGAGTGGgattgtggtggtgcacgcctttaatcccagcacttgggaggcagagccagttgggtctgtgagttcgaggccagcctggtctgcagagttgagttccaggtaAGGTGCAAAGATGCTGTcccgaaaaacaaacaaaacaaaacaacaaaaaatgagtgGAGTAATCACTGTTCAAGGtttatttggtgttttcattGGCATGACACTTGGGTAGTTGGTTGCATCATCCATATGCACATCTTACTTTTTATATAGTATTTCAATGCACATTACAGACAcataatacacaaaataatatccTTTAGAACAGTTATGCACAAATATGCATGATGGATTTACCCACTGGAGCCGCATTATGACTGACTGGGAACTCACTGGCCTAGGCATGTTGGCGAGGGTGCGCAGCAGACACAGCAGGCTCCCAAGATAACGGAAGCCCGCACACAGTTGGTAGTGTGTCTCAGAGACCGTGGGAAGACAGTGGGACTGTCACATCAATCAGGTTACCACTACACAAGTACCACTTAGCATCAGGGCAGAGCTGTGGGAATTGCCACCTTAACACAACCACACTAAACACCACTCAGATGAGGAGAAAGTGTGTGGTCTCCATAGAAACCCTGCTGCAGCCTGGACAGTGAAGCTCTAGGACATCTGAGGACTTTAGAACTGCAGCTCTTTCTGGATGCCCCAGAGTGTATCTGCGCTCTTCTTTAAGCGGGCCTCCTCTTCAGAAGTCAGAGTCACCTTCACAACGTCTGAGATTCCATTTTGTCCCAGGATACAAGGGACACTGAGGAAGACTTCATCTTTGATTCCATAGAGACCCTGGACACAAAATGATTACATTTCAATTGTACACCATCAGGTTTCCCAGGATTTAGCTCTCATACAGCTATGAAGCCTTTTTCACACAGCAAGTGAGCTGGTCCGTTCTATTGCAGAGATGCCCAGATATGATGTAGTAGTGGACAGTATAATAGAAAGTCACTAGGACAACTACAGCTAGgcttggcacatgcctgtagtcccagcacatgggagctAGAGGCAGGAGAGTACAAGGTTAtcatcagctacatagcaagttcaggatCAGCCAGCTGACCCTTgcctcaaaaaagcaaagcaaaccaaaaccaaaaaccccaaaCTCTCACCAATCTACATAATTCACTACACTTCCCCATACCTGTAAGACTGGTAACTGAGCAAGGCCTCCTACGTGGCTCAGCATAAATCTTAGTCAGATATCTACAGTGCTAGTGGGACATTAACTCTACATGCCAACTATTTCTTTCCAAAAGAAAAGCATGAATGGGGGAATTTACATCAGTTCAGCCAATAACTGGGGGCTTCCATGAGTCTGCTCAAGACTTTGCAAAGCCAAGAAATAAATCTCTAGGAAGTAACTCTCTGCAGATCCATTACCTTAATCATGGTAGAAATGGGATGCACCCGCCTAAGATTCTTCATCATGCTCTCAGCCAGGTCGGCCACAGAGAGGCCAATGGCCCAGGATGTATATCCTTTGAGTTTAATCACCTCATAGGCGCTGTGGGACAGAAGGATGAGAAAGGGTGAAGAAGGGCGTGGAAAGGCAAGGAAAATAAAGGTTTTACCAGACACTTTTACAATAAATACCACCAAGACATGTTATGTAGGTAAGCAAGCCCTTTGCCAGTAAGGGCAAACGTAAGGTAAAAAGACTGACTCCCAAGGATCTAAGAATCTTGTACACTGATAGAGGCTAGAGGGAATACTACATTGTCAAGACAAATGAACCATACCAACCAAACTGGAAAGAGTCTCTGAAATGAAATGGGAGGGGCTGGTGAGTTAGCAAAGACTAGGATTGATGGCAGAAAAACAGGTGAATGTGGGCCGGACTGGAAATGTATTCTGTGGCAGAATGTGTTCCTACTATGAATGAGCCTCTAGGTTCTGTTCCCCACACCTCAAAGAAAATCTGGTGACATGAATGAGAAGTCCTCCATTAAGTCTAGGGCATTCAAACATGTGGTACCCAATTGACAGCTGTTTGGTGAAGAATAGGAGCTATGTTCCATCTGGAGGACACGTCactcactgggagtgggctttggagTTCCAAAAACAAGCACCTtttatctctctgcttcctatctgAGGTTGagatgagctctcagctactgctgaaGCAGCCTGCCACCTTCTATCCATACCTCTGCTCCACCACCATGGAGTAACCCTTGGGAACCCTAAGCCCAAAACAGACTTTCCCCTGGAATTTGGTTTAATCatgtgttctatcacagcaacagaaagtcacTAATACAAAATCCATGAAGCTTACACACAGCACAGTTGATTCAAGGTCATCTCAAGTGAAACAGGCTGAGAGGCAAAGGTCACTTACAGTATTTCCATTTACTGAACAATCTAGAGTTTGTTTAAGAATCAAAGCTgaagagtggggggtgggggcctGGACAGATAGCCCAGAGGTTAACAACACTGGCtcttctttcagaggtcctgagttcaattcccagcaaccatatggtggcttacaaccatctgtaattagatctggtgccctcttttggcctgcaggcagatcactgtatacAGAAAAGAatcaaagctgggtggtgggaggccgaggcaggcaaagtcatttgagtctgaggccagtcacCTGGTTTACAGGGTTTccggacagccaggactacacagaaaccatctcaaaaaaacagaaacaaaatgagcTGGcccatggtggcacaggcctttaatcccagcagttgggaggtagaaacaggcagatctgagtttgaagccagcctggtctacaaagcaagtcccagcacagccaaggccacacagtgaaaccccatccagaaaaaaacaaactaaaagaatcTAGACCACACTTATTCCTGTATTATCCAAATAAAGAAGTTGCCCATGCTTCTATTAGTATACGTAAAATAAAAACTTGTTACAAATCTTATTTCTGGGGGCTGCAGAGGTAGCTTGGTGGTTAAGAAGACTGGCAGGACTTCAGAGGATGTAGATCTGATCCACAACACTAACAAGTTATctataagtccagttccaaggaattctgtgccctcttctggacttcttggatacatgcaggcaaaacacccacagataaaaataaatatatcttataaaaaacattttaaaagatctttCTGGCTGGGCCTTGGTGGCATATCCAGCACTcgggggggcagagccaggtggaactctttgaatccgaggccagcctggtctacagagcgagatccaggacaggcaccaaagctacacagagaaaccctgtctcgaaaaaccaaaacaaaacaaaaaaaaaaaaaaaaaaaaaagaagagatctTTTTGTGTGTGGCAGATCTGTTTCCAGTTATAAAAGAACTGCCAAAGAACTGCCAAACTATTTTCCAAGGAGCTGGAAcactttacattcccaccaatgTGTTAGTACATTACAAATGAGAGACTCTAAGAATCCAGTGTCAGTACCTCTTGCCTATATTTGGTGCTGCTTTTATTTTAGAGTTTTGTCTGTAGTATTAAGATTAACAAAGCTTaagaaaaattgtaaataaaagcAGTCGAATGAAAATGCTGCTAAAACCTTAACCTCATGGATAAAAAGGCACTTTTAGCCTCCTGTGCTGCCAATCACAATGCCTCACCTGTCAACCACCTGCTTGTGGACCTCCTTCCACTGCTCCTTGTCTGCATCGCTGCCCAGTTCTGGGTTCAGGTTCTTCAGGGAGACACCAGCAACATTCACACCACTCCACACAGGCACTGGAAGAAAACAGGCAGTTACACCACTGTTTCCACACAACACCACAGAACAGTAACTGTGTCCCACCTCTCCACACTCATCTGCAGGTCAAGATTACCAAAGCCTGGATTTCCGAGTACATAAAACCAAGAACTGTATACCTAACCTACTTACTTTCTTGTACTAGTGAACCATGTAGACTATGTACTTACTATCATTAAGACATCATTCACACTTCAAGGGGATTTCTCTGGCATAAGCATCTCTGAGAACCGCATAAACATAACCATCTCAAGTACAACCTAACAATGTTTTTCCACACCTGATGTGGCTGATCTTGCCAGGGGCAGGCGATTCAAGTCAACTGCTGAATGGAGTAAATGACTGAAGTTGTCCTAAGAAGCGTGGTTAACATGTCCAGGGCCTGAGTGAATAACTCAGTAGACTGTATGCTTAGCACGTGAGGATCCTGGGTTCAATCGTTAGCaagatgaatgaacaaatgaatggatgaataggCGGGGCACGGTGGCTCATGGCAGAAATTCccacagcagaaagaaaaaggcTGGACTTTTATgagttccaaggccagcctgggctccagtcTCAAAATAGTATTATCCCATACCCAACCTTATTTACttctatggaaataaaaaaaataatttcatgattttCCCTGTCATAAATGTACTACATGGTTAAAATCTTTTATTAGCATATACTCAAACCACACCCAACCCCAATTCATGGATACTTGagttaaagacttaaaaaaaaaaatgatttattatttattatgtatgcagtctTATGTattctgtgtgcatgtttgcctacacgccagaagagggcaccagatctcattatagatagttgggAGCTGCCtcactgctgggaattgaactcaggtcctctgaaagagcagccttaaaacctctgagccatctctccagcccaagctaAAGACTCTTATTCAGTAAAGAAATGCTTAGAGACATCTTATActatctttctgttttaaaaaagagaaaataaactgaTATTAATGATTTACCACTGGAGTCTCCATGCTCCCCTAGGACCCATCCATGACAACTTAGCGGGTGAATGCCCAGTCTTTCTCCCATCAGGTAACGGAACCGAGCTGAATCCAGATTGCAACCACTCCCAATAACTCGGTTTTTGGGGAAGCCACTTATCTTCCAGGCCACGTAGGTCAAGATATCAactgcaaaaaaaattaaataacaggTAACAAAAGACTACAGGATACATGATTGTGATACTATTGTTGACATCTTTATAACTCATGTCCAATTATTCAATGTACTATTAAAAAAACTGCaccaattaaaatagaattatagatTTACTCCTCTAAGATCATGAGTAAGAAACTCTAAACTTTGCAATTATATTCAGGGGCATTTAGTGTTTTTAAGTTAACTATTTTATCAAAATACAAATCAATAGAAAATTAATGAACACGTGTACACACAGTGTAACATACATCATCAGGATAAGTACAGGGTGTCTGCTTATGCATTTTAAAAGCCTCACCTGGGTTTGAAACAATAAGCAGCTTGCAGTTTGGACTGTACTTCACAACATTGGGAATGATGAACTTGAAGATGTTCACATTTCGCTGGACCAGATTGAGTCGGCTCTCTCCCTCTTGCTGACGGGCCCCCGCTGTGATAATGACCAGCTGGGAGTTTGCAGTCACACTATAGTCTAGAGAAAAGATCAGGGATGAAGGTCCCTTCAGGGAACTCTTACCTACCCAGCCAAAACTTGTTCTGTAAACCTTTGTACACGGCAGATGGAGACCTACTGATTGATGTTCAGACCTTCCCTTGGGACGCCCTGTTTCATAACTGGTCTCTTAAACTGGAGGAGTAATATTGATGCCTTTCTCATAGTCAGATTTTATCATAACAGGAAGGAATCCAGTTTATTTGATGTCTGTTTCTACCACCATAGTACatcctctttctcccctcccccactggagACATGCACTATGTACCTCCCTCTGGCCTGGCCCTAAATacaggcaccaccacacctggcattttcTCTCACTTTTTACTGAGAGCCCAGCAACCTTCTtccccccctttcctctctgatctCATTCTCTCCTGTGGGCCCTGTGGCACAGAGCAGCTGACCCAGAGAGAAGCCCATCAGGTAAAATGTCAAAAGACTTTCAACCCTGGGTTCCTGGCTGGTGCCAGCTAAATGTCAAAAGGCCAAGTCAGGAACGGGCTTCTAAGGTGAAGTTCAAGTCTGTGTTAGTACACGATCCGAGCAGGGCGGGCACAACATTTGAACACGTGCAGCAGAGCTGGGGCTGTCACTCAGCAGCCAGAgcccttgcctggcatgtacaagtCCCTGGGCTCCATTCTAGCAGCACACACTCGGAACAGTGTAGATTCAGAACTTTTCCATATATGTACAAATTAGGTTTCCACTTAAAATCCTTCACTAGCAATTGAAGCTTTAATAGGTACTGAGAACCAGTGCAAAAGAACCCGGACGGCTCTCCTGTCTCGAACGAAAGACTGGATTGAAGAGATGGGATTTTAGGCCTGAGGAAGTCTAATGTGGACTAAGGGAAGGTGGCCCCAAC
The nucleotide sequence above comes from Peromyscus maniculatus bairdii isolate BWxNUB_F1_BW_parent chromosome 1, HU_Pman_BW_mat_3.1, whole genome shotgun sequence. Encoded proteins:
- the LOC102915780 gene encoding L-lactate dehydrogenase A chain isoform X2 — protein: MATLKDQLIVNLLKEEQVPQNKITVVGVGAVGMACAISILMKDLADELALVDVMEDKLKGEMMDLQHGSLFLRTPKIVSGKDYSVTANSQLVIITAGARQQEGESRLNLVQRNVNIFKFIIPNVVKYSPNCKLLIVSNPVDILTYVAWKISGFPKNRVIGSGCNLDSARFRYLMGERLGIHPLSCHGWVLGEHGDSSVPVWSGVNVAGVSLKNLNPELGSDADKEQWKEVHKQVVDSAYEVIKLKGYTSWAIGLSVADLAESMMKNLRRVHPISTMIKGLYGIKDEVFLSVPCILGQNGISDVVKVTLTSEEEARLKKSADTLWGIQKELQF
- the LOC102915780 gene encoding L-lactate dehydrogenase A chain isoform X1 codes for the protein MSKSSGGCTYTETSVLFFHFKVPRGSKSTKMATLKDQLIVNLLKEEQVPQNKITVVGVGAVGMACAISILMKDLADELALVDVMEDKLKGEMMDLQHGSLFLRTPKIVSGKDYSVTANSQLVIITAGARQQEGESRLNLVQRNVNIFKFIIPNVVKYSPNCKLLIVSNPVDILTYVAWKISGFPKNRVIGSGCNLDSARFRYLMGERLGIHPLSCHGWVLGEHGDSSVPVWSGVNVAGVSLKNLNPELGSDADKEQWKEVHKQVVDSAYEVIKLKGYTSWAIGLSVADLAESMMKNLRRVHPISTMIKGLYGIKDEVFLSVPCILGQNGISDVVKVTLTSEEEARLKKSADTLWGIQKELQF